Genomic DNA from Bacillus oleivorans:
TACTACTTCAGTACTAACCCCTACATAAAAGGTCTTATCTTGAGAATAGTACTTCTAGTTGATTGTTTTTATATGGGACTTCACAGAAAATGGGATTACTAAAGAATTTAGAGTATTCCAAAAATGGAGAGGACGGTCCGATATGAAAAAAATATTTTCAGCTGCATTGGCTTTTTTGCTAATTGCCAGCACATTCTTTACAGTGCAGCCAAAAGCTCAAGCATCAACTCTAGAGGTTGATACAGAATTACTAAATGTATTGGAGCAAGTTACCGATTCGACTTTGGTAGAGGCGGTGATTACCTATGAATCCATGCCGACTAACGATCAGCACAATCTTTTACAGCTCCTCGGGTTAGAAACCAAAACGTTCAGCCAACTGCCCATGATCGCTGTAAGAGGTACGAAACTGGAGATTAGCTCCTTATTAAGCACAAACCTTGGTGCACTATCAATCTATTACAATAAGGAGCTTGAGTATTACCTTCGTGACAGCCGTGCTTTAGTTGGGGCGGAAAGTGTGTGGAACGATTTAGGATACACAGGCAGAGGTGTGACCGTTGCAGTCATTGACAGCGGAATTGATGCGACGCATCCTGATTTACCGCTTGGTGAGAAGGTCGTACAAAACGTTAAGTTTTTAGTTGGGGAAGGGATCTTCTCAGAGGGTCCTCTTTATTTGGAAAATGTAGCAAATACCGATACCTCTTCCGGTCACGGAACTCATGTCGCCGGCACGATCGCGGGGTTAGGAACAGCAAGTGAAGGATTATATAAAGGGATAGCCCCTGATGCTAAGCTAGTAGGATTAGGAACGGGCGAAGGTCTTAATATTCTTTGGGCGCTTGAAGGATTTAATTACGTATTAGAACACCAAGAGGAATATGGAATTCAAGTCATTAGTAATAGTTGGGGAACATCTGGAGAATACTCTGCCAATAATCCTATCAACGTTGCAAGTAAAAAGGCGCATGATGCAGGAATGACCGTTGTCTTCGCAGCGGGAAATGAAGGCCCCGATGACAATACATTAAATCCTTATTCTGCCGCACCTTGGGTGATTTCAGTTGCTGCTGGCACAAAGGATAAACAGCTTGCGGACTTTTCATCTCGCGGGATAGCGGGAGATGAGCTGCTGCACCCGGACATTACCGCTCCTGGAGTTGATATAGTTGCAACCAAATCATCTACTGGACTCGTAATGAATTCACTTGGAAGTGTAACAGATGCGACCTATATTGCCCCAGAACATTTGCCTTATTATACGACAGCTAGCGGTACAAGTATGGCAACACCTCATATTTCGGGGATTGTAGCCCTTATGCTAGAAGCAAAGCCGGGTCTGCACCCAGATGTGGTTCTTGATATACTAGAAAATACAGCTGATCCAATGGAAGGATATGCTTACCACGAGGTAGGAGCGGGGTATGTTAATGCCTATGAAGCTGTTAAATTAGCGGAAAAAACCGCTTTGAAGTTAGGGAAATATAAGGATAAAAAGACAGGAAAGACCTATAATACGTATTTTGTTGAAGAAACATGGACGGGAACTGTAGGAGCAGGTGTTTCCGAAGCGGGTGCTGCTTCACATGATTATTATGACATTTTATTAGGTAGCAACCCAGTCAGTTTACAAGTAAAAATTGAATGGCTTTCGCCAACCAACGATTTAGACCTCTATGTTCGAGATGCATCTGGAGCACTGGCAGGGTCATCTGGCAGTGCTTTATCGACTACAGAAGAAACCTTCATTCCATCAGTCACGGAAGGAACTTACACAGTCGATGTGGAAGGCTGGCTTAATACAGTTGAGCAATATACAGGGACGTATGTGGTGGAGTATATTTTAAAATAAATGACATCCGCCTGACAAAAAAGGAACCGGGCAGAAGTGCCCGGTTTTCCTCATCGCCATTCTTTAAGTTGCAGTATATAAATAAGAAAATTCGCGGAAAGGGAGCGGGAATTAATAAATCGCCCCATCTAAACGCGGAAACGGATCAAGATGATTGGTCCATGGTTGAGTGAGTTCTTCTGCTGTTAATAGGCAGGCATCTAATGACTTTTCTATCTTCTCCCTGTCCATATCAATCCCGATAAACACAAGCTCCTGCATCCGATCACCCCAAGGGTCCTGCCACCGCTCATATATCGATGGGTCCTCATTTAAAATCTCATTTCTTTCCCTTTCAGGCAATGATGCAATCCATACGCCTCCAAACTGAAGAGAAATAGATGTCCCAGCCTGTGATAATAGTCCTGCCGCTTCATTTTGGCTGGCTAGCCAAAAGAAGCCCTTTGCCCGAACGACTTCAACGGGCAGCTCTTCTAAAAATTGGTGAAAGCGCTCTGGATGAAATGGAAGTCTTTTTCGATAGACAAACGATGAAATGCCATATTCTTCTGTTTCAGGAGTGTGCTCAAACTGCAGCTCCTTAATCCATCCGGCGCCTATGCTCGCTTTCTCGAAATCAAATAAGCGGGTGTTAAGTACCGCTTCTAAATCAACTCTGCTAAAGCTACAGTCCATTATGTTAGCGTCCGGATTAAGTTTTCGTAAAAGCTGGTGGAGCTCAGTTTGATTTGCTTCCTCAATTAAATCAATTTTATTTAGGAGGATGACATTAGCAAATTCGATTTGATCAATCAGTAAATCAGCAATTTCCCGTGAGTCGTCTTCATTAATCCCTTGTTTCCGATCGAGAAGTGACTCCCCAGAAGCATAATCCTGCCAAAAACGATTAGCATCAACCACTGTGACCATTGTATCTAGCCGGCAAAATTTTGTAAGATCGATTCCAAGCTCTTCGTCAACATAGGAAAAGGTTTGGGCTACTGGAATGGGTTCACTAATTCCGCTTGATTCAATTACGATATAATCAATATTTCCTTCTCGAGCAAGCTTTTCTACTTCAATGAGAAGGTCTTCCCTTAAGGTG
This window encodes:
- a CDS encoding S8 family serine peptidase, coding for MKKIFSAALAFLLIASTFFTVQPKAQASTLEVDTELLNVLEQVTDSTLVEAVITYESMPTNDQHNLLQLLGLETKTFSQLPMIAVRGTKLEISSLLSTNLGALSIYYNKELEYYLRDSRALVGAESVWNDLGYTGRGVTVAVIDSGIDATHPDLPLGEKVVQNVKFLVGEGIFSEGPLYLENVANTDTSSGHGTHVAGTIAGLGTASEGLYKGIAPDAKLVGLGTGEGLNILWALEGFNYVLEHQEEYGIQVISNSWGTSGEYSANNPINVASKKAHDAGMTVVFAAGNEGPDDNTLNPYSAAPWVISVAAGTKDKQLADFSSRGIAGDELLHPDITAPGVDIVATKSSTGLVMNSLGSVTDATYIAPEHLPYYTTASGTSMATPHISGIVALMLEAKPGLHPDVVLDILENTADPMEGYAYHEVGAGYVNAYEAVKLAEKTALKLGKYKDKKTGKTYNTYFVEETWTGTVGAGVSEAGAASHDYYDILLGSNPVSLQVKIEWLSPTNDLDLYVRDASGALAGSSGSALSTTEETFIPSVTEGTYTVDVEGWLNTVEQYTGTYVVEYILK
- a CDS encoding GTP-binding protein — translated: MTKIPVTVLSGYLGSGKTTLLNHLLSNRHGKKIAVIVNDMSEVNIDSALIQQGGFSRTEEKLVELQNGCICCTLREDLLIEVEKLAREGNIDYIVIESSGISEPIPVAQTFSYVDEELGIDLTKFCRLDTMVTVVDANRFWQDYASGESLLDRKQGINEDDSREIADLLIDQIEFANVILLNKIDLIEEANQTELHQLLRKLNPDANIMDCSFSRVDLEAVLNTRLFDFEKASIGAGWIKELQFEHTPETEEYGISSFVYRKRLPFHPERFHQFLEELPVEVVRAKGFFWLASQNEAAGLLSQAGTSISLQFGGVWIASLPERERNEILNEDPSIYERWQDPWGDRMQELVFIGIDMDREKIEKSLDACLLTAEELTQPWTNHLDPFPRLDGAIY